A region from the Triticum aestivum cultivar Chinese Spring chromosome 3D, IWGSC CS RefSeq v2.1, whole genome shotgun sequence genome encodes:
- the LOC123080441 gene encoding uncharacterized protein isoform X2 encodes MVPSSSPPRTSPSAEFAALAALPTTSTPSTANRAAARRKEEQQQPGRGRGASPSPHPLGAQQEGRCSPPGLTRVVAAPPSSDLAAAAISILAPSFFRCRVDGCHGEFADGSRGCGFQFKARASGTKPAPTFRCELQLPKGEHVSSMAVIAKLPRTTQYFVKNIVIPAVVIMQTVGSFVCCLCY; translated from the exons ATGGTCCCGTCCTCCTCTCCTCCCCGTACATCTCCCAGCGCCGAGTTCGCTGCCTTAGCTGCTCTCCCCACTACCAGCACGCCGTCGACGGCCAACCGGGCCGCCGCACGCAGGAAGGAAGAGCAGCAGCAGCCGGGACGAGGGCGGGGGGCGTCTCCTTCTCCCCACCCCCTTGGCGCTCAGCAAGAGGGGCGCTGCTCGCCGCCCGGCCTCACGAGAGtggtcgccgccccgccgtcttcggatctggccgccgccgccatctctattcTTGCCCCGTCGTTCTTTCGGTGCCGGGTGGATGGGTGTCATGGTGAGTTCGCGGATGGAAGCCGAGGCTGTGGGTTCCAGTTCAAGGCAAGGGCCAGCGGCACCAAGCCGGCGCCCACCTTCCGGTGCGAGTTGCAGCTGCCCAAGGGTGAACATGTCAGCTCCATGGCCGTCATCGCCAAGCTGCCCAG GACAACGCAATATTTTGTCAAGAACATTGTCATTCCGGCGGTTGTAATCATGCAGACAGTGGGCTCATTTGTTTGCTGCTTGTGCTACTAG
- the LOC123080441 gene encoding uncharacterized protein isoform X1, producing the protein MVPSSSPPRTSPSAEFAALAALPTTSTPSTANRAAARRKEEQQQPGRGRGASPSPHPLGAQQEGRCSPPGLTRVVAAPPSSDLAAAAISILAPSFFRCRVDGCHGEFADGSRGCGFQFKARASGTKPAPTFRCELQLPKGEHVSSMAVIAKLPRVGVAYKHESKQSDRGGYTSHDVVFFSFAGTAHISNSNCTFIYCCSHVASSVSFFLGQRNILSRTLSFRRL; encoded by the exons ATGGTCCCGTCCTCCTCTCCTCCCCGTACATCTCCCAGCGCCGAGTTCGCTGCCTTAGCTGCTCTCCCCACTACCAGCACGCCGTCGACGGCCAACCGGGCCGCCGCACGCAGGAAGGAAGAGCAGCAGCAGCCGGGACGAGGGCGGGGGGCGTCTCCTTCTCCCCACCCCCTTGGCGCTCAGCAAGAGGGGCGCTGCTCGCCGCCCGGCCTCACGAGAGtggtcgccgccccgccgtcttcggatctggccgccgccgccatctctattcTTGCCCCGTCGTTCTTTCGGTGCCGGGTGGATGGGTGTCATGGTGAGTTCGCGGATGGAAGCCGAGGCTGTGGGTTCCAGTTCAAGGCAAGGGCCAGCGGCACCAAGCCGGCGCCCACCTTCCGGTGCGAGTTGCAGCTGCCCAAGGGTGAACATGTCAGCTCCATGGCCGTCATCGCCAAGCTGCCCAG AGTAGGAGTGGCCTACAAACATGAATCCAAGCAGTCTGACAGGGGAGGATACACCTCTCATGATGTTGTGTTCTTCAGTTTTGCAGGAACTGCACACATATCAAATTCCAATTGTACATTCATCTATTGTTGTTCTCACGTTGCCTCATCCGTGTCTTTCTTTCTAG GACAACGCAATATTTTGTCAAGAACATTGTCATTCCGGCGGTTGTAA
- the LOC123075375 gene encoding major pollen allergen Art v 1-like gives MELNRTQLFSAFALALLLMSHSVEAIHPRPRICHSPSHLYHGPCNNRKCVEVCHHEHFTGGYCSRKVVVRDLMDENLIRRKRKPYCECTIRCDHSPPPPSEVPEPPPSQGPPPPNVMPAGKVSGGTNH, from the exons ATGGAGCTCAACAGAACACAGTTGTTTTCTGCCTTCGCCCTGGCCTTGCTCCTCATGTCCCACA GTGTGGAGGCGATTCATCCCCGTCCCCGGATATGCCATTCCCCAAGCCATCTTTATCATGGCCCATGCAACAATAGGAAATGCGTGGAGGTGTGCCACCACGAGCACTTCACCGGCGGCTACTGCTCACGTAAAGTGGTTGTCCGTGACCTGATGGATGAGAACCTtattagaagaaaaagaaaaccTTACTGTGAATGTACCATAAGGTGCGACCATAGTCCTCCACCACCATCGGAAGTGCCTGAGCCGCCGCCATCCCAAGGGCCACCACCACCAAATGTCATGCCGGCGGGAAAAGTCTCTGGAGGCACGAACCATTGA